The Carassius auratus strain Wakin chromosome 27, ASM336829v1, whole genome shotgun sequence genome includes a region encoding these proteins:
- the LOC113046471 gene encoding coiled-coil domain-containing protein 39-like, with protein sequence MSNTLLAEVGWDAGFAIPVADAENKALEEELQKKQKEQFNLENKINKTKDVINALTEHLTHLRQEVSHTQALCKAREKETESEVHFRALAERETGRLKQEISQLENQLKTLKEKKNAQENSIFKATQKLDELRSQLNWDQQTLEAWLQESAHKDEDTMAIIKYAKQDESKIRELTLNIEKLTLEANQKRKNLDSEVTETVTAQIALDKTAESFRQAHTERQELISQWENTIEQMRKREQEIQQCAMSQTEVNQVIREKNDMLKERKDFMEREIENNKELERNISTAERQALRLRQQHQEEERNQRRLHDEVDVLKGTSDRTATDVESTRSQLTSMKKDIQNTIAKVEEAKLQNSALKEKLRLVMEAVLDGEDQAAQMEQVHKEQEQNIKEIDTQLLRQRELMFRKSQELQGMSDKEKNITAEICATRAAVSNLDSRLSKLDQNLLKRQMIVSNQDFQIQMLERKTLHLQGKVNTEEKAALEKRASDLEEALEEKNRTATTLNTQLKKLQDDIRCVRKDTEKIGTEKRELTTKINEVELFIDNSEKDQKKLRLKKQDSMVEKGLLKLEVQRLRDLLYDRADGVLSLEKRRLQLQTAMKEREEEIRVHREMLSKQIKLTEQERQGLSAAVNERLFKIDKMRKRYEILTVSLAVPEGEEEKSQAYFIIRAAQEKEELQRQGDDLDNKIRKTEKEIHALENTLQVVNNCNTSYRKALTKVTESSPAHQEKLKLEEQRRAAEEKYKYKKRQIRELQEDIESMSHTLDGLLQEEAVQNESVERTQSHVLSLNKDILSQEEKLNRASKQCAKYAREIRSAKNTNEKTFEERDIELRELRDVNKSVNKMLLETMEENPDLSSALQTRIMQTGLSLPSPASSLSSRLSSKINSARSSASLRRPSNPSASSSPRSQSVTSPAVKTLGLSLSVTSPQGSQPPSAGSSSRSSKCKSP encoded by the exons ATGTCTAACACCCTGTTAGCAGAAGTTGGTTGGGACGCGGGGTTTGCCATCCCAGTAGCTGACGCAGAGAATAAAGCATTAGAAGAGGAG ctTCAGAAGAAGCAAAAGGAGCAATTCAATCtcgagaacaaaataaataaaaccaaggaTGTGATAAACGCCTTGACTGAACACCTCACACATCTAAGGCAAGAGGTTTCCCACACTCAG GCATTGTGCAAAGCCAGAGAGAAGGAGACTGAATCAGAGGTGCATTTCAGAGCCCTGGCGGAGCGAGAGACAGGCCGCTTGAAGCAGGAGATCAGTCAGCTGGAGAATCAACTGAAAACACTGAAAGAGAAGAAGAACGCACAAGAG AACAGCATCTTTAAAGCCACTCAGAAGCTTGATGAACTGAGGAGTCAGCTGAACTGGGATCAGCAGACCCTGGAGGCCTGGCTGCAGGAATCAGCTCACAAGGATGAAGACACCATGGCCATCATCAAGTATGCCAAGCAGGACGAGAGCAAGATTCGA GAGTTGACGCTGAACATTGAGAAGCTGACTCTTGAAGCCAACCAGAAGAGAAAAAACCTGGACAGTGAAGTCACTGAGACTGTTACAGCACAG ATTGCTCTTGACAAGACAGCCGAGAGCTTTCGTCAGGCTCACACTGAGAGACAAGAGCTGATCAGCCAGTGGGAGAACACCATTGAACAAATGAGAAAAAGAGAGCAGGAGATACAGCAGTGTGCCATG TCGCAGACAGAGGTGAACCAAGTGATTAGAGAGAAGAATGATATGCTCAAAGAGAGGAAGGACTTCATGGAGCGCGAGATAGAGAACAATAAGGAGCTGGAGAGGAATATAAGCACGGCTGAACGTCAAGCGCTTCGACTGAGGCAGCAGCACCAGGAAGAGGAGAGGAACCAAAGACGTCTGCATGATGAG GTGGATGTGCTGAAGGGAACTTCAGACCGAACCGCCACAGATGTGGAGTCCACCAGATCTCAGTTAACCAGCATGAAAAAGGACATTCAGAACACAATAGCTAA AGTTGAAGAGGCAAAGCTGCAAAACTCTGCTCTGAAGGAGAAGCTGCGGTTGGTGATGGAGGCGGTGCTGGATGGTGAAGATCAAGCAGCACAGATGGAGCAAGTGCATAAAGAACAGGAACAGAACATCAAA GAGATCGATACTCAGCTGCTCCGGCAGAGAGAGCTGATGTTCAGAAAGAGTCAGGAGCTGCAGGGAATGAGTGATAAAGAGAAGAACATCACGGCTGAGATCTGCGCCACCCGGGCCGCTGTCTCCAACCTGGACAGCAGACTCAGCAAACTGGACCAGAACCTGCTCAAACGGCAGATGATCGTCTCCAACCAG GATTTTCAGATCCAGATGCTGGAGAGGAAGACTTTACATTTGCAGGGGAAAGTGAACACAGAGGAGAAGGCAGCTCTGGAGAAGAGGGCCTCTGATCTGGAAGAAGCTCTAGAGGAAAAGAATAGGACAGCCACCACCCTCAACACACAGCTGAAGAAACTCCAG GATGATATCCGCTGTGTTAGGAAAGACACAGAGAAGATCGGAACTGAAAAAAGAGAACTGACCACCAAGATCAATGAGGTGGAACTCTTTATTGACAACTCTGAGAAAGATCAGAAGAAACTTAGGCTCAAAAAACAG GACAGCATGGTGGAGAAAGGTCTCCTGAAGTTGGAGGTGCAGCGGCTGAGAGATCTACTGTATGACCGAGCAGATGGAGTGCTGAGCCTGGAGAAGAGACGTCTGCAGCTGCAAACAgccatgaaagagagagaggaggagatcCGTGTGCACCGAGAGATGCTTTCTAAACAGATCAAGCTCACTGAACAGGAGAGACAAGGGCTCAG TGCTGCGGTGAATGAGAGACTCTTCAAAATTGACAAGATGAGGAAAAGGTATGAGATCCTGACTGTTTCTTTGGCTGTACCAGAGGGAGAAGAGGAGAAATCCCAGGCCTACTTCATTATAAGG GCAGCTCAAGAGAAGGAAGAACTCCAGCGGCAAGGGGATGATTTGGACAACAAAATCCgcaagacagagaaagagatccATGCATTGGAGAACACCCTGCAGGTCGTCAACAACTGCAATACAAGCTATCGCAAAGCCCTGACCAAAGTCACAGAGTCCA GTCCTGCGCACCAGGAGAAACTGAAGCTGGAGGAGCAGAGACGAGCAGCCGAGGAGAAATACAAATACAAGAAACGGCAAATCCGAGAACTGCAGGAGGACATTGAG AGCATGTCGCACACATTGGATGGTCTTCTTCAAGAGGAAGCAGTCCAGAATGAGAGTGTTGAGAGGACTCAATCCCATGTGCTCTCTCTCAACAAAGACATCCTCTCTCAGGAGGAGAAACTCAATCGAGCCAGCAAACAG TGTGCCAAATATGCTAGGGAAATTCGGTCTGCTAAAAACACCAATGAGAAGACCTTCGAGGAGCGTGACATAGAGCTACGAGAACTCAGAGACGTAAATAAAAGCGTAAATAAGATGCTCCTGGAAACCATGGAGGAGAATCCTGACCTGTCATCTGCACTGCAGACACGTATTATGCAG ACTGGTCTGTCCCTGCCTTCTCCCGCGTCCTCTCTATCCAGCCGTCTGAGCTCAAAGATCAACTCAGCCCGCAGTTCTGCTTCACTCCGTCG ACCCTCTAATCCATCAGCCAGCAGCAGTCCCAGAAGCCAGTCTGTCACGTCCCCCGCAGTGAAGACCCTGGGTTTGAGCCTCTCCGTCACGTCCCCACAAGGATCTCAGCCCCCCAGCGctggcagcagcagcaggagcagCAAGTGCAAAAGCCCTTAG